The Shewanella algae DNA segment CTTTCTACCTGCCGTCACGGGTGATGGCTTTTCGCCATCAGTATCCGGATTTGAAGCTGTCTCTGTTTGAGGGAGGCACCCGCGATGCCCTGAGGATGCTGGAGCAGGAAGAGGTGGATATAGCGATTATCACGGCCCAGGATCTCAAGCCTGAGTTCGAGTCCTGTCTGTTAATTAGAGAGCAGATGGTGGTAGCTTCAAGCCCTGAACACCCCTTGGCCACAAATGAGGCCGTAACGCTGGAGCAGTTTTTCGCCCATGAGTTAGTGATGTTCAAACCCGGTTATTTTCATCGTGAATGGATGCTGAGCCGAGCCAGAGAGCTGCAACTCGAGCCTAGGATCGCCTTTGAAACCAACCTGATAAACCTGATAAAACAGATTGTAAGTCAAGGGTTTGCCGTCACCAGTGTGTTGGAAATGGTGGTCAATGAAAGAGATGACATCATAGCCCTGCCCTTCGCACCTCCTGTACATCTCGACCTGCATATTGCCTGGAAGAAACAGCGCCCGGTAAGCCAGGCCGACCGGGCCTTTGTGGAGTTTTTGCTGGCCAATAAGTAAAAAGGCCGGTGGGATCCGCAACGTAGTTCACTTAAGCGGAGCTGCCTTGTGATTAACAGGATATCGGGTCTTTGATATTTTTACCGCCCTGGGCCGATTTGGCTTAGGGCGTTTGTCTATAAAAAGGATGGACAAGTCTCCTCGCAGACTGTTTAGACGCTTCGGCGTATTACCTGGTGACACCGCTTTGCTCATGACTTTGAGCTGACTTGCGATGAACTGACAAGCGTACTTAAAGCTAATTTCATTGGGCATTCGACCATGCTCTACTGCCGCTTGGCTCGCTTCTCGTCTCACCAAGTTATAACCAAGCAGCAGCCCCCATAACTCTTGATAGACAAGTTCGACTGTCTTACTCCTCAGCACTAACGCATTGTGTTGCATCGAACTTTTTATGTCTCGATACCCTAATTCAATTTCCCATCGCTCGTGGTAAAGCGCCGCGACGGCTCCCGCATCGTACTGCTCTCTGGGAAGAGACGTAAATACGGTTTTTGGCTTACCTTGTACCTGATAAGTCACGGCTCTCACTTGCCATGTTTCAGGTAGGTTAGGATTTTTCTTGCGTGCTTGTGGAGAGACTTTCATTTCGACTCGCATGTCGTCACTCTCTTCATCGTCCAGCAGGGTGTATTTCACCCCTTTCTTCGCCGGTAACAACCAATGTCTGTTAGCACCACTATTTTGGAGAGAAAGAAGCAAGTCTGCTCCATAAAAACCCTTATCCAATAAGGTCACGGAATTATCCGGTAAGGAGTCAATAAAGGGCATAGCAAGAGGAATTTCGCCTCGACGATAAGGGCTTATAGCGGCATCGACAATGACATGAGAGCGAACATTCATCATGGTCACCACCCTTAATACTGGATGAGGCGTCTGTCTGTCGCTGGATGTATTACCCGATCCAAAATGGTCTCTTAGCTCCGGTGTGTCAGCGGTTCGAAAAAGCGCACCATCCACAGCAAAGACTTGCAAACCTTGCCATGTATCCTCAGGGTAACGCTCTAACCCCCACCTATGGCTGCATTGCCTAAACAACCATTCTGGGGCTGCTTTGCCAAGGCGTTGCCTCGCTTGCGTTAAAGCACTTTTTGCTAACAGCTCCTCATTAGCCAACCCCTCGGCACAGACATTCATTCGCCGTGCAACTTCGGCAATCGGTTCGTTGCGGAAAAACGCCATTCCAACAATAAGCCAAAGAACCATATCACTCGGTAAGCGACGTCGACGAATCGTCGCTTTATCGGAAAGTGTTACCGCTTTAGCAATCCACTCGTCAGGAATATGCTCGGAGAAGGTGGTTAGCTGAGCGACATCAACAGGACTCTCTTCAAGAAAGTCGGCAAAGCAGTTTTGAATAGACATAAAAAATCGGAAACCTACAAACAGGTTTCCGATTGTCTCTCATCAGGAGGATCGGTCAACCGATCCTTATCTGATCTACGTTGCGGTGGAACCCGGGCCTTTTTGCGTCTGAGTGGATCATCTCAGTGGATCACATAGGCTCGTGTTTAAGTACCGCCCTATCCAGCTTGACTCTCATCACTTGCGGATCCCGCTTCAGCTTTTCGAGCACAGCCAGGAGATCGCTGCCTTCACTGGCGGCCAACACCATCAGCTGAGTGTCATTTTGCCAATCCAACCTCAGGCCTGAATCGGCAGCAAAGGCCGCGGCATCAACACCAGGCTTGAGTTTGACCACCAGCTTTCCGGTCACTGTCGCAAAAGGCTCGCCGGCCTCTGTCACCAGTTGCTCTCCCTGGCTCAGCCTGCTGGCTTTCTGCACACCTTTGTCTGTCTTGACATAAAAGGTATCCTTCAGTCCGAGGAAGTCGGCTCTATCGCCCTGTTGCTGATACTGCTTGCCGTTATCTTCAAAAGGATTTTTATCATGCGCCATTGCAGGAGCCGCCAAAAGTGTCAGCCCCATGGCCATCATTGCTGTTGAAATCTTCATCTGTTACTCCTTAAGATGCTGCCTTGGCCTTGTGGCCATGAAAACGAATGGACCAGCCCTTCAACATACCGTTACTCTCATTGGGAATACTGATATAACCCTTGTCATATTTGAGGAACTGATATTCACCGCTGTTCACATCTATCAACTTAATGGTCCACACACCTTTGGTGTTTTCACCATAGAAAGCATTTGAGAGCATAGGCGTCTTATCATAGCCTTTGACCAGGTCATCCGGATCGTTGGGATCCATCACGCCCTGATACACCAGGCCATTGAAAGGCGTCATCAACACACTGCGGGTACCTGCCGGAGACACCAACTCAACCGCCAGATCAGGAAGACGCAGATGATCGGCGCTGAGCTCAATCTGCACCGCTTCCACCACCAAATCCTCGGCAACCTCAAGAGAGTCTGAAACCCCGGCAAGACTGGCATCCGGAATCGCCTTATCAAGATCCTTTTCACTGGCAATCCAGTCAGTCAACAGATACTCACCCAAGTCTGCCTTGTAGTCCTTGGCCATAGCTACAGCCGCACTGACATCTACCCTGCCAAAACCATACTCATTGTGGAAATGAAATCCTGCGGCGTTGTCCTGCCAGGCTGAGATAGCCTCATAGACAGGCGCCTTGTCCCCCTCACCGATAGCAACCGTCTTGGCGGGTATATCGGCATCCACCTTGGTGGCAGTCGAAGCCAAGATATGGCGAATATCACGCCAGGAAAGAGAGGGGTTGGCACTCATAATCATGGCGACTGCACCACTGGTATTGGGCGCTGCTGACGATGTTCCGTTCATGGTAGAACGATAGTCACATTCCAGATTGAGTGGATGCAGGCCGCCGTCAAAAGGCGTTGATGGGCGCTCTTCGGTAACCGAACTCCCCTTGTCACAGCCGGCTCTGTCCGTGGTCACAATGGCGGGATCATCCTCACCATATTCCCCACCCGGCGCAGTAACGAACACATTGGAACCTACAGAAGAATAACTTGAGCGCTTACCGGCTGCATTGATTGCCGATACCAGGAGGTTATATACGTTGGCATTGTCGGAGGACATGTTGGCATTATGGAAGGGCAAACCGTGGTTGGGCACTTTGCCTTCTTTTGGCGCACTGAAATAATCACCGGGGATCCAGAAGGTATTGAACGCCTTGTAATATTTGTAGCCATTACCGGCAGACTTGACAAAGATGCTGCCCTTGCCGTCAAAACTGTCTTTGGTAATAGCACCATAGACCTCATTTTCATCTTCATCAAATCCATGGGGGAAAGGCACTGAATAACCATAGCTCTGGTTAAACACCCTGGCATTGTCACTGTAAGCACTGGCACCGTGGGACTTGGCGAAGTTCTCAAAGGTTTGTACGCTCTTGACCTTACCGCTGGGATCCTTATCCAGGAAGTTAAAGCCGATAAGGTTGGCATCGGGGGCAACACCGCGGCCGCCAAGGCCATTCCAACCGGCAGCGGCTATGATCCCACCAACAGAAGTACCGTGCGAAGCACTGTCGGCAAATGGCGTAGGATCGATAGTGCCGGTGATCAGGTTATAGGAGCCGCCTTCAATAACATTGGCCTTGAGATCTGGGTGACTAATCTCCAGACCATCATCTACCACAGCAACAATAACGCCTTTACCGGTAACACCTGAGGCAATAGCATCACTGACATTCATGTCTTCACCGGCCACACCGCGATTCTTGGCAAAGGCATTTTGGCCTGTGTTTTTCAAGTGCCACTGATGCTGATACAAAGGGTCGCCACCGTCGATACGCAATGTCAGCGCTGAGACAGACTCGCTCTTGCCGTCACTGACTTTGAAGCGCACGACTTCTGTGCCTTCCAACGCATCGGTCTGGTAGCTGAAGCTACCCTTGGCCGCATCATTGATGGTCAAAGTCCCTAACTTGACTTCGCCGGGATCCACTAACGAAAAGGTTATCCCTCCTTCGGCATCTCTTCCTTCCAGTTGACCATCCAGGCGTACCGACTGACGAACGTCATAGGTCACATCCTGACTCTCAGGGGCTGTATTAACCGGCTCAGGTGCCTTCTTGTTGTCACTGCCACACCCCGCCAATAAGACTGCGGCTATGCTCAGCGCAATAATCGACTTATGCATACTTCTTTTCCTTTTGATAATAAAACGCCATACCGCCGAAAACAGGTTTTCGGAAGCAAATGTTTAATAGGTATGGCGTATTTTTTATTGTTATAGCTTGGTCAAAATCAAGCATTAACATATGTATCACATGTAACAGCCAATTCAATAAGAGAAAAACAACAAGCAGGAAAAATCCTACATATGATACGAAATACGTTATTTGAGGTATTTTATAAAAGACTAAATAAAGAAATGGTAAGCCTATAAATCTAAAAACAATTTCCTATATAAGCCAGATCGCAAATGTAATAAAAACAGCATATTGTTTAAACAATTAGTTACAAATTGCTGAGCAGATTTTATTTTCAAAAGCCTGTTATTAACAGAAAGGTATCATTTTATAAGAGAGGTTTTTCAAGCGCGGGGTATTTTTAAGGTTATTTTATAGTCACCGCATAGATGACTATAAAATAATAAAACTACTGGGCATCTGGTTGATTTTCAGGTGCTGCATCAATAAAGGCCGGCAGAGTCAGGCACTCATCATTAATACGACATATATTGGGATAAGGAGACAAATCGATATTAAAACGCTTAGCATTATAAACTTGGGGAACCAGACAGATATCCACCAGGCTGACCTGGTCGCCGAAACAATACCGGCCCGAGTACTGCTGCAGCTGTTGCTCCAATGCACCAAAGCCCTGTTCGACCCAGTGGCGATACCAATCATTCTTGGCCGCGTCATCCAACTTGAGCGTCCCGGTCAGATACTGCAACACCCGCAAGTTGTTCAAAGGATGGATCTCACAGGCAATCCCCATCGCCATGGCCCTGACCAGCGCCCGCTGCTCAATATCACCCGGCAACAGCGCCTCACCGCCAAAGGCTTCATCCAAATATTCAATGATCGCCAGCGATTGGGACAACACCAACTCGGCGCGCTCGTCGGTTTCATCCGTCACCACCAAAGCCGGTACCAACTCCTGCGGGTTAAGCGCCTTGAAAGCAGCCTGATGCTGCTCGCCGCCATTGCGCACCAGATGAACCGAGAGCTGCTCGGCGCAAAGCCCCTTGAGGTTGAGCGCAATTCGCACCCGATAAGCGGCGCTGGAGCGCCAGTAACCATATAATTTCAACATAAGTTGTTCTCCCAAAGCTCGCTAACCTTAGATTGCGACTCCGCCTTGGTGACGCTTTATCCAAAGCCTTAACGCTGACACATTCGAAAGCAATACCAAGCCGGTATAAAAACCAACGGGGCTTCATCTTTATTGAGAGCCCCGTTTTGTTATCGAGTTATTTTACTCGGCTATATACTCAACTACCTGCTGATCTATCGTGCCGAAGATGCTGTGCCCGGCATCATCCAGCATTTCGATTCTGACCCTGTCTCCAAAGCCCATAAATGGCGTCACCGCCTTGCCCTCGGCAATCACTTCCAGCATGCGCTTTTCGGCCAAACAGCTGGAACCTGCGCTTCTGTCATAGTTGGAAATGGTGCCCGAGCCTATGATGGCACCGGCACCCAGGGGGCGGGTCTTGGTGACATGGGCGATCAGCTCGGCAAAGTTGAAGGTCATATCCACCCCTGCATTGGGCTTGCCGAACAGTTCGTTGTTCAGATGGGTGATCAGCGGCAGGTGAACCCTGGTATCCTGCCATTTATCCCCCAGCTCATCCGGTGTGATTGCCACCGGCGAAAAACTGCTGGAAGGTTTGGACTGGAAAAAGCCAAAGCCCTTGGCCAACTCGGCCGGGATCAGGTTACGCAGCGACACATCGTTAACCAGCATCAACAGCTTGATGTGAGAGGCGGCGTTTTCAGCACTCACGCCCATGGGTACATCATCTGTAACCACGGCAATTTCCGATTCGAAGTCTATGCCCCAATCTTCGCTTGCCAGCGGGATATCGGCTCTGGGAGCGATAAAACTGTCTGAACCGCCCTGATAGACCAGGGGATCTGTCCAGAAAGACTCCGGCATTTCGGCGCCGCGGGCCTTACGTACCAGCTCAACATGATTGACATAAGCGCTGCCGTCGGCCCACTGGTAAGCGCGGGGAAAAGGTGACAAACAACGGCTCTCGTCAAAGTCCTGGGTGTTATCCAACATGCCGGCATTCAGGGCATCGGAAAGCTCTCTGAGCTGAGGTTCCAGCAGTGACCAACTGTCAAGCAATTGCTGCATGGTCTGGGCTATGGCGGGGACAGCCACTGTCTTCTTCAAATCCCGGCTGACCAACATGAGTTGACCATCGCGGCGTCCATTGTCATATGTCGCTAATTTCATACCTGCTCCTTCCTGTCTCTGCCCGGATTAATGGTTTTCATCAGGCTATGTGCCCGGCTCAATCCGTTTCTGTTATCCCGCCAGTAATACCTCATGCCGCAGGCAATGAAAACTCTGTGACTCACTTCACATTTAGCCCGCACGGGAATGAGTTTGTAAACTTTCACTGACGCTTGCCATCAGCAAGCGCCGGCAAAGGCTTTGCGCTCAAAGATAGCCTAAATTTCAGCCGTTCCGGCGGCAAATCCGCTTTACAGGGCTTCAGCGCTTCTTGCTGATCTCATACTCCCTGAGTTTATTGGCAATGGCGGTGTGGGATACCCCCAACTTTTTCGCCAACTGGCGGGTACTGGGGTACGCCGGATAGAGACGCCGCAGCAAACCGGCTTCAAACTGTTTCATGGCCTGATCCAAGGTGCCTTCAAACTCCTTGTCGAAATAGCCAAAACCTTCGGCATAGGAAGGCAGCTTCAACTGTTCTATGGTCAATTCGGCCGAACCGTCCCACATGGATACCGCTCTGAACACGGCGTTTTTCAGTTGCCGCACGTTACCGGGCCAGGCATAGGTCAACAGGTGATCGCGGCAGGACGCAGAGATCCGCCGCACCGGGCTGGAAAGCTGCTGGCTGTAGTGTTCAAGGAACATTTCCGTCAGCGGGATAATATCGACCCTGCGTTCACGTAGCGCCGGCATATGGAAACTCAGTACGTGAATTCGGTAGTAGAGATCTTCACGGAACTCACCGGTCTGACAAAGCTCCGCCAAATTCTTCTGGGTCGAGCAGATGATACGGACATCGGCGCGCACCTCTACATCGCCGCCGATACGGCGGAAACTGCCATCCTGCAGCAAGCGCAACAATTTAACCTGAGCGGCCTTGGACATCTCGGCAATTTCATCGAGGAAGACGGTGCCCCCCTTGGCTTCTTCGAAGAAACCCCGCTTAACCACTTCCCCCTTACTGACATAACCAAACAGCTCCTCTTCTGCGGCACTGTCGGGCATGGCGGCGCAGTTGATGGCAATAAAGGGTTTCTCCCGCCGCATGCTGGCATCGTGACAAGCCCTGGCCATCAGCTCTTTGCCTGTGCCGGTTTCTCCGGTGATCAGCAAAGGCGCATCCAGCTGTGCCATACGCTTGGCCTGCTTGAGTACCTCTTTCATCTTGTCGCTGACGGCCAGCACGGAATCAAAGCCACTGCTCTGGCTCTGCAGCGCGTTGAACTGTTTGCCCACCCGCGCAGGTGACTTGAGTGCCACCACGGCGCCGGCGAGAATACTCTTGTCGTTTTCATCCGGCAGATAAATGGGCAGCATCTCGGCCAGATACTCGTTGCTGCCAATAGCAACCCGGGTGGCCTGCGCCAACACCTTGGGCTCACTGAGCCAGCGACCAAAATTGAAGCCTTGCACCCAGTGATTGAGGGATTCATCTATTACTTCATGTTCGGCCATTTCCAGAATAAGCAAGGCCGACTCGTTGACGATACGAATACGTCCCTTACCGTCGAGGGAAAACACGGCATCCGGCAGGGTTTTCAATAGGGTTTTGAGGGCGTAATGCTCCTGCTCCGAGGGCATAAAGGAAACGGTTCTGACGTCGTGCACCCCTTCCACCTTACGGATTTGGGGCATCAACTCACTCAAGGTCTCAAAGCCGACCTCGGCAAACTGCAAATATAAGAATCCCTTGTTGCTGGCGTCGATAGCGATAAGGTTAATCCCGTATCGCTCCAGCACCATTAAAATATCCTTGGCTAAACCAACGCGATCCTGACAACTGACTTCCAAGCGCATAACTGTCATTCCCTTTTATAATTCAGATTCTTTGGGATTATCGCCTGCATGAAGAGGTCGGCAGGCGATGTAAAAATGCGCCCTATACGTTAGAAGGTTCTGACACAAGTGGCAAGCTCGCTTTACAGCGGATTTGTAACAAAGGGAAAGGATTCAGTGTGAAGAGACAATCAACACACTGAATATATTAGGAAAAGATTAATCCAGCAACTGGTCTGTCTTGGCAGCCATGATAAAGTCGTTACGGTGCAACCCCTTAATGGAATGCGACCACCAGGTCACAGTCACCTTGCCCCATTCGGTCAGGATCCCCGGGTGGTGAAACTCTTCTTCAGCCAAGTCCGCCAGCTTGTTGCTAAAGGCCATTGCCTGCCGGAAATTTTTAAACTTGTAAACCCGCTCCAGCTGCATGATGCCATCGCGCACCTGTACGCCCCAATCCGGGATCATCCGAATAAGCTCGGCAAGCTCGGCATCTGTCACCTTGGGAGCATCGGCGCGGCATGCTTCGCACTTCATATTGGCCAGTTCAGTCATAACATCTCCTTGAAAGTGGCCAGCATGCTTGCACGCAGGCCATTACCGCCAGTATCAGCTGGCTTTGGGTTGAAATTTGGGGGTAAAGAGTCCCAGTCGTTTGGCTTGGGTAATCGCCTTCATAATGTCCATGCGGGCGATTTCATCCAGAAAATCAATATGTTCTATCTCGTAATAGATGGGCTGCATAATGTCTATCCGATAAGGAGTGCGCAACACATCCAGCAATTCAAAGGGTCTGCGCTCCGGTGTGTCGCTGAAGGCGTACAGCGTCTCGCCCGGCGAGCTCAAAATGCCGCCACCGTAAATTCTCAGGCCGTCAGTCTGGGTACGCAGCAAACCAAACTCCACGGTAAACCAGTAAAGACGCGCCAAAAAGACCCTGTCTTCCTTGCTGGCATCAAGCCCCAGCTGACCATAAATATGGGAGAAATGAGCAAAGGCCGGGTTGGTCAACAAGGGACAATGACCGAAAATCTCATGGAAGATATCCGGCTCCTGCAGATAATCAAACTCCTCCCTGCTGCGGATAAAAGTTGCCACCGGAAACTCTTTGTTGGCTAGGAGTTCAAAGAAGCGCCCGAATGAGATAAGCGCCGGTACCGCCGCCGTCTTCCAGCCCGTGGTGTCCTGCAACACGGTATCCAGCTCACCCAGTTGCGGGATCCTGTCTTTGGGCAAGTCCAACGCCTTGAGTCCCTGCATGTATTCGTCACAGGCACGTCCCGGCAAGTTGTGTTCCTGACGGGCATACAGCTCCTGCCAGATGGCGTGCTCGTCCTGCGGGTAATCTATTCGGCCATCACTGCCCGGGTGACGGGCCACATATTGAGTTGCTTTACTCATAGTCCATACTCACTGCCTGAATCGTTTCTGATTTCATGTTCACTCAAGGCCGCACTTTTGTTAACCAGGTCACACTTTATTTCCGGCGACCAGTGAAGAAAATTTGTAAAGATTGAGTTACAAATTGGTATTTAACTCTGTGAGCTCAGAAGCTTATTTTTGTGCTCCAAACAGGCTTTTTTGCATATTCCCAGCGAAATTAGCCCTTTTTGCAAATGGCTTTTCGGTGCC contains these protein-coding regions:
- a CDS encoding S8 family serine peptidase, giving the protein MHKSIIALSIAAVLLAGCGSDNKKAPEPVNTAPESQDVTYDVRQSVRLDGQLEGRDAEGGITFSLVDPGEVKLGTLTINDAAKGSFSYQTDALEGTEVVRFKVSDGKSESVSALTLRIDGGDPLYQHQWHLKNTGQNAFAKNRGVAGEDMNVSDAIASGVTGKGVIVAVVDDGLEISHPDLKANVIEGGSYNLITGTIDPTPFADSASHGTSVGGIIAAAGWNGLGGRGVAPDANLIGFNFLDKDPSGKVKSVQTFENFAKSHGASAYSDNARVFNQSYGYSVPFPHGFDEDENEVYGAITKDSFDGKGSIFVKSAGNGYKYYKAFNTFWIPGDYFSAPKEGKVPNHGLPFHNANMSSDNANVYNLLVSAINAAGKRSSYSSVGSNVFVTAPGGEYGEDDPAIVTTDRAGCDKGSSVTEERPSTPFDGGLHPLNLECDYRSTMNGTSSAAPNTSGAVAMIMSANPSLSWRDIRHILASTATKVDADIPAKTVAIGEGDKAPVYEAISAWQDNAAGFHFHNEYGFGRVDVSAAVAMAKDYKADLGEYLLTDWIASEKDLDKAIPDASLAGVSDSLEVAEDLVVEAVQIELSADHLRLPDLAVELVSPAGTRSVLMTPFNGLVYQGVMDPNDPDDLVKGYDKTPMLSNAFYGENTKGVWTIKLIDVNSGEYQFLKYDKGYISIPNESNGMLKGWSIRFHGHKAKAAS
- a CDS encoding IS4 family transposase is translated as MSIQNCFADFLEESPVDVAQLTTFSEHIPDEWIAKAVTLSDKATIRRRRLPSDMVLWLIVGMAFFRNEPIAEVARRMNVCAEGLANEELLAKSALTQARQRLGKAAPEWLFRQCSHRWGLERYPEDTWQGLQVFAVDGALFRTADTPELRDHFGSGNTSSDRQTPHPVLRVVTMMNVRSHVIVDAAISPYRRGEIPLAMPFIDSLPDNSVTLLDKGFYGADLLLSLQNSGANRHWLLPAKKGVKYTLLDDEESDDMRVEMKVSPQARKKNPNLPETWQVRAVTYQVQGKPKTVFTSLPREQYDAGAVAALYHERWEIELGYRDIKSSMQHNALVLRSKTVELVYQELWGLLLGYNLVRREASQAAVEHGRMPNEISFKYACQFIASQLKVMSKAVSPGNTPKRLNSLRGDLSILFIDKRPKPNRPRAVKISKTRYPVNHKAAPLK
- the tyrR gene encoding transcriptional regulator TyrR; this encodes MRLEVSCQDRVGLAKDILMVLERYGINLIAIDASNKGFLYLQFAEVGFETLSELMPQIRKVEGVHDVRTVSFMPSEQEHYALKTLLKTLPDAVFSLDGKGRIRIVNESALLILEMAEHEVIDESLNHWVQGFNFGRWLSEPKVLAQATRVAIGSNEYLAEMLPIYLPDENDKSILAGAVVALKSPARVGKQFNALQSQSSGFDSVLAVSDKMKEVLKQAKRMAQLDAPLLITGETGTGKELMARACHDASMRREKPFIAINCAAMPDSAAEEELFGYVSKGEVVKRGFFEEAKGGTVFLDEIAEMSKAAQVKLLRLLQDGSFRRIGGDVEVRADVRIICSTQKNLAELCQTGEFREDLYYRIHVLSFHMPALRERRVDIIPLTEMFLEHYSQQLSSPVRRISASCRDHLLTYAWPGNVRQLKNAVFRAVSMWDGSAELTIEQLKLPSYAEGFGYFDKEFEGTLDQAMKQFEAGLLRRLYPAYPSTRQLAKKLGVSHTAIANKLREYEISKKR
- a CDS encoding LysR family transcriptional regulator: MDIRQLKHLDNLVKYGSFTRAAEKLNLAQPALSQSIKRLEQSLGVTLVDRSGSRQESGIRLTAEGLALHQHAVLILKQLSQAEAHIRAMAELAKGEVRIAVPGMLGSFYLPSRVMAFRHQYPDLKLSLFEGGTRDALRMLEQEEVDIAIITAQDLKPEFESCLLIREQMVVASSPEHPLATNEAVTLEQFFAHELVMFKPGYFHREWMLSRARELQLEPRIAFETNLINLIKQIVSQGFAVTSVLEMVVNERDDIIALPFAPPVHLDLHIAWKKQRPVSQADRAFVEFLLANK
- the phhA gene encoding phenylalanine 4-monooxygenase, coding for MSKATQYVARHPGSDGRIDYPQDEHAIWQELYARQEHNLPGRACDEYMQGLKALDLPKDRIPQLGELDTVLQDTTGWKTAAVPALISFGRFFELLANKEFPVATFIRSREEFDYLQEPDIFHEIFGHCPLLTNPAFAHFSHIYGQLGLDASKEDRVFLARLYWFTVEFGLLRTQTDGLRIYGGGILSSPGETLYAFSDTPERRPFELLDVLRTPYRIDIMQPIYYEIEHIDFLDEIARMDIMKAITQAKRLGLFTPKFQPKAS
- a CDS encoding 4a-hydroxytetrahydrobiopterin dehydratase, which translates into the protein MTELANMKCEACRADAPKVTDAELAELIRMIPDWGVQVRDGIMQLERVYKFKNFRQAMAFSNKLADLAEEEFHHPGILTEWGKVTVTWWSHSIKGLHRNDFIMAAKTDQLLD
- the maiA gene encoding maleylacetoacetate isomerase: MKLYGYWRSSAAYRVRIALNLKGLCAEQLSVHLVRNGGEQHQAAFKALNPQELVPALVVTDETDERAELVLSQSLAIIEYLDEAFGGEALLPGDIEQRALVRAMAMGIACEIHPLNNLRVLQYLTGTLKLDDAAKNDWYRHWVEQGFGALEQQLQQYSGRYCFGDQVSLVDICLVPQVYNAKRFNIDLSPYPNICRINDECLTLPAFIDAAPENQPDAQ
- a CDS encoding fumarylacetoacetate hydrolase family protein, encoding MKLATYDNGRRDGQLMLVSRDLKKTVAVPAIAQTMQQLLDSWSLLEPQLRELSDALNAGMLDNTQDFDESRCLSPFPRAYQWADGSAYVNHVELVRKARGAEMPESFWTDPLVYQGGSDSFIAPRADIPLASEDWGIDFESEIAVVTDDVPMGVSAENAASHIKLLMLVNDVSLRNLIPAELAKGFGFFQSKPSSSFSPVAITPDELGDKWQDTRVHLPLITHLNNELFGKPNAGVDMTFNFAELIAHVTKTRPLGAGAIIGSGTISNYDRSAGSSCLAEKRMLEVIAEGKAVTPFMGFGDRVRIEMLDDAGHSIFGTIDQQVVEYIAE